In Juglans regia cultivar Chandler chromosome 13, Walnut 2.0, whole genome shotgun sequence, the following proteins share a genomic window:
- the LOC108985024 gene encoding SNF1-related protein kinase regulatory subunit gamma-1-like, which yields MAAEQLIKDSSSLSSYDAYFEKMQSRKKLPRPLQEILTNAFSDIPVSSFPQVPRGKVIEISADTSVADAVKILSECNIFSAPVRNPDKGNSSDWRDRYLGIIDYSAIVLWVLESAEVAAVALSASSATAAGVGAGAVGALGALALGATGPAAVVGLTAAAVGAAVAGGVAADKRMGKDAPTAADKLGEDFYKVLLQDEPFKSTTVSSVIKSFRWAPFIPVSTDSSMLTVLLLLSKYRMRNVPVIEIGKPEIKNFITQSAVVQVLEGCAGRDWFDSIAAQPISDFGLPFMSSAEVVSIQGSELILQAFKRMKEKQIGGLPVVGPKKKMVGNISMRDIRYLLLKSELFSNFRKLTVMDFVHIIASQEASKVVPPITCKPNSTLSSVIHKLASRSVHRIYVVAGEEDEVVGVITLRDVISCFIYEPSNHFDNYFGFVVKEMLE from the exons ATGGCAGCCGAACAATTGATCAAAGACAGTTCTTCACTTTCAAGCTATGATGCTTATTTTGAGAAGATGCAGTCAAGGAAGAAATTACCACGACCTCTACAAGAGATTTTAACAAATGCATTTTCAGATATTCCAGTTTCATCATTCCCACAAGTTCCCCGTGGTAAAG TGATTGAAATTTCAGCAGACACTTCCGTTGCTGATGCTGTAAAGATTTTATCTGAATGCAACATTTTTTCGGCTCCTGTGAGAAACCCTGACAAAGGAAATAGTTCAGATTGGAGAGATAGGTACCTAGGGATCATAGATTACTCTGCCATTGTTCTGTGGGTCTTGGAGAGTGCAGAAGTTGCTGCTGTTGCCCTATCGGCTAGTTCAGCAACAGCCGCTGGAGTTGGTGCAGGCGCAGTTGGCGCTCTTGGGGCACTAGCATTGGGTGCGACAGGGCCTGCTGCAGTGGTGGGGCTAACAGCTGCTGCAGTTGGTGCTGCAGTGGCTGGTGGTGTTGCTGCAGATAAAAGGATGGGAAAAGATGCTCCCACAGCTGCTGACAAATTGGGCGAGGATTTTTACAAAGTTTTATTGCAAGATGAACCCTTCAAGTCAACCACA gTGAGTTCAGTAATCAAATCATTCCGTTGGGCTCCTTTCATTCCAGTTTCAACAGATAGTTCTATGTTGACTGTCTTACTGCTACTCTCTAAGTATAGGATGAGGAATGTACCTGTAATTGAAATAGGCAAGCCAGAGATAAAGAACTTCATTACTCAATCCGCAGTCGTTCAGGTTCTTGAGGGTTGTGCAGGAAGGGACTGGTTTGACAGCATTGCTGCACAGCCTATATCTGATTTTGGACTTCCTTTCATGTCTTCTGCAGAG GTTGTAAGCATCCAGGGCAGTGAGTTGATTCTACAGGCTTTCAAGAGAATGAAAGAGAAGCAAATTGGTGGTCTTCCAGTAGTAGGACCAAAGAAGAAGATGGTCGGAAACATAAGTATGAGAGACATCCGATACTTACTGCTGAAATCtgagcttttctcaaattttag GAAGCTGACTGTGATGGATTTCGTGCACATCATTGCTTCCCAAGAAGCCAGCAAAGTCGTCCCTCCAATTACATGCAAACCCAATTCAACTCTGAGCAGTGTGATCCACAAACTTGCTTCAAGATCAGTCCACAGGATTTATGTGGTAGCTGGAGAGGAGGATGAAGTTGTTGGCGTCATTACACTTAGAGATGTGATTTCTTGCTTCATTTATGAACCATCCAACCACTTTGATAACTACTTTGGGTTTGTGGTGAAGGAAATGTTAGAGTAG
- the LOC108985019 gene encoding WRKY transcription factor 72A-like — MENNTSEISFLGRNMQDREDRTVETIGKLEAGSSGSTEINKLEVHGKHIDREEENSTSMPSSPSRKNLNSVKQVPCAMEKNTKDLLSNSTRKNQEEQLKLAEAEMEEVKGENERLKLLLARIAKDYQTLQMHFFDILQQEKTKYTDTASSNQPKEEPEVLVSLSLGITSTDQKVGKDDKKNSNLSNGRLENEKLSGELSLGLDCISEPSSTENMRNASSKNSIDQELKEEQPTEIWPPNKILKTVRSGDDEVLEQGPLKKARVSVRARCDTPTMNDGCQWRKYGQKIAKGNPCPRGYYRCTVSPSCPVRKQVQRCADDMSILITTYEGTHDHPLPVSAAAMASTTSAAVSMLQSRSSSSTGIGISASVPISSSMATNLHGFNFSTLSQTSRPPQFYIPNSSISTSNSHPTVTLDLTSTAPSTSSPLGRFSSSFSSTVPRYSSTCLNFSSSSSACLEPNALQPFWHGYTGYNNYGTSAYNQNHIGYLNSTGKQPALQEHLFQTYMNMNQNASQQPFKETIEAATKAITSNPNFQSVLAAALTSYTGDGGGNSRDQNQGVGNSSCQKMKWDESLRANPMIYQSSQNGIGCGSSYLNIKSSSLNSPQQSGLTLFPTSLQLSETKSSAASAASADNGDLSKL; from the exons ATGGAGAACAATACTTCGGAAATATCTTTTCTCGGCCGTAACATGCAGGATAGGGAAGACAGAACAGTGGAAACTATTGGTAAATTAGAAGCTGGTAGTAGTGGTTCCACCGAGATCAACAAGCTG GAAGTTCATGGGAAGCATATTGATCGAGAAGAGGAAAACAGTACGTCGATGCCTTCTTCTCCTAGTCGAAAAAATCTAAACAGTGTCAAACAG GTGCCTTGTGCAATGGAGAAAAATACCAAAGACTTGCTTTCCAATTCCACAAGAAAGAATCAG gAGGAGCAGCTAAAATTAGCTGAAGCTGAAATGGAAGAGGTTAAAGGAGAAAACGAAAGGTTAAAGCTGTTATTGGCACGAATTGCAAAGGACTACCAAACCCTACAGATGCATTTCTTTGACATTCTTCAACaagaaaaaaccaaatataCCGATACAGCTTCTAGCAATCAACCAAAAGAGGAACCTGAAGTACTTGTTTCCCTCAGCCTTGGGATAACGTCAACTGATCAGAAGGTCGGAAAGGATGACAAAAAGAATAGTAACTTGAGTAATGGCCGACTAGAGAACGAGAAACTCAGTGGAGAACTTTCACTAGGGTTGGACTGCATATCTGAGCCCAGCTCAACCGAGAATATGAGGAACGCAAGCTCCAAGAATAGCATTGATCAGGAACTGAAGGAAGAGCAGCCCACTGAAATTTGGCCAccgaataaaattttaaagactGTAAGAAGTGGAGACGATGAAGTTTTAGAACAAGGCCCGTTGAAGAAAGCTAGGGTTTCTGTCAGAGCAAGATGCGACACCCCAACG aTGAACGATGGCTGTCAATGGAGAAAATACGGACAGAAGATAGCTAAAGGAAATCCATGCCCTCGGGGATACTACCGTTGCACAGTCTCACCATCTTGTCCTGTGAGAAAACAG GTGCAAAGATGTGCTGATGACATGTCCATCTTGATCACTACCTATGAAGGAACACACGATCACCCGCTTCCAGTTTCAGCCGCAGCCATGGCTTCCACCACTTCTGCTGCTGTTTCTATGCTTCAATCCCGCTCATCGAGCTCAACAGGCATCGGGATCTCAGCTTCTGTCCCCATCTCCTCCTCCATGGCTACTAACCTCCATGGATTCAACTTCAGTACACTCTCCCAAACTTCAAGACCACCGCAATTCTATATTCCAAACTCATCAATCTCAACTTCAAATTCACACCCAACAGTAACTCTTGACCTCACCAGTACTGCACCATCCACCTCCTCTCCTCTTGGAAGGTTTTCTTCTAGTTTCTCATCTACAGTACCAAGATATTCCTCAACGTGTCTAAACTTTTCCTCATCATCTTCCGCTTGTTTAGAGCCTAACGCCCTACAACCATTTTGGCATGGTTATACTGGCTACAACAATTATGGAACTTCGGCTTACAATCAAAACCATATCGGGTATTTGAACAGTACTGGAAAGCAACCTGCATTGCAAGAACATCTGTTCCAAACTTACATGAACATGAATCAGAATGCTTCTCAGCAGCCTTTCAAAGAAACCATAGAAGCAGCAACCAAGGCAATCACATCAAACCCGAATTTTCAATCAGTTCTAGCTGCAGCACTCACATCATATACTGGAGACGGTGGCGGGAATTCCCGAGATCAAAATCAGGGTGTAGGAAATAGCTCATGCCAGAAGATGAAGTGGGATGAGTCTCTTAGGGCGAATCCTATGATCTACCAGTCTAGCCAGAATGGCATAGGGTGTGGGTCAAGCTACTTGAACATCAAATCGTCGTCTTTAAATTCTCCACAACAAAGTGGCTTAACATTGTTCCCGACTTCATTGCAACTTTCTGAAACGAAGAGTAGTGCTGCTTCCGCGGCTTCCGCTGACAATGGGGACCTTTCCAAGTTGTGA